One segment of Salvelinus fontinalis isolate EN_2023a chromosome 12, ASM2944872v1, whole genome shotgun sequence DNA contains the following:
- the LOC129867345 gene encoding transmembrane protein 79-like — translation MTGRQATNPEDGKEIDSVKESISDIINQLQDIDPARLSFSPFLDLDTQISLAPVSDSPESSVEELHSSSHSVIGSHHSLEALPADQLVQLDSCHQQPSEGFKAERRPQEGVQDRTISSPIAPVHNLEDPVENCISTPNPASRRDIPNGTDTQRWSPESNNLESTIDEGQPLLGLPPESIELTMWSSQDQETCEAVPEVADKRLWCCCRCCQSGRVPAVCSVLASLLFTAGLLYALYFYVPIDSPDCPDMVSRLTFTLCCCAVAAVPILLAMLIGAMCQFCTRSLNPAEALHRRAAIQQLFVSASMEQLFLYVLNLLVLATFLPQDQLRVVPILTGVFVGGRLIYWLCFHMCSPWRGFGSGLTFFPLLAMAAFNLYCLYDLSLRHLLFGSEDTLYYQTTPSSWPLEVSQSSSGKSDSVIPTDILETQ, via the exons ATGACGGGGCGTCAAGCCACCAACCCAGAAGATGGCAAAGAGATTGACAGTGTGAAGGAGTCCATCAGTGACATCATCAATCAACTGCAGGATATTGACCCTGCCAGGCTGTCATTCTCTCCATTTCTCGACCTGGACACCCAAATCTCTTTAGCACCAGTGTCTGACAGTCCTGAATCTTCAGTGGAGGAGCTCCACTCCTCTTCTCACTCAGTCATTGGCTCTCATCACTCCCTGGAAGCCCTGCCAGCCGATCAACTTGTCC AGCTTGATTCCTGCCACCAGCAACCCAGCGAGGGCTTCAAAGCAGAGCGAAGACCGCAAGAGGGAGTTCAGGATCGAACTATTTCAAGTCCGATTGCTCCTGTGCACAATTTGGAAGATCCGGTGGAAAACTGCATCAGCACTCCAAATCCAGCCTCTCGCAGAGACATTCCCAatggcacagacacacagagatggaGTCCAGAATCCAACAATCTGGAGTCCACCATTGATGAAGGCCAACCGTTGCTCGGCTTGCCACCGGAGAGCATAGAGTTGACTATGTGGAGTTCCCAAGATCAAGAGACTTGTGAGGCTGTCCCAGAGGTGGCAGACAAGAGACTGTGGTGCTGCTGTAGATGTTGCCAAAGTGGCCGCGTTCCTGCTGTGTGCTCAGTCCTGGCCTCCCTTCTGTTTACTGCAGGGCTTCTCTATGCACTTTATTTCTATGTTCCCATAGATTCCCCAGACTGCCCTGACATGGTCAGCCGCCTCACTTTCACACTTTGCTGCTGTGCCGTAGCTGCAGTCCCCATCTTGTTGG CTATGCTGATTGGTGCTATGTGCCAGTTCTGCACTCGGTCTTTAAATCCAGCTGAGGCTCTCCACAGAAGAGCGGCCATTCAACAGCTGTTTGTCTCTGCGTCTATGGAGCAGTTGTTTCTCTATGTTCTCAATCTGTTGGTTCTGGCTACATTCCTGCCTCAAGACCAGCTGCGGGTGGTGCCCATTTTGACTGGAGTTTTCGTTGGTGGGAG GCTTATCTACTGGCTCTGCTTCCACATGTGTAGCCCCTGGAGAGGCTTTGGATCGGGGCTCACTTTTTTCCCACTTCTTGCCATGGCGGCTTTCAATCTGTACTGTCTGTACGACTTGAGCCTCAGACATCTGCTCTTTGGGTCGGAGGACACACTCTATTATCAGACCACCCCTTCATCCTGGCCTCTGGAGGTGTCACAGAGCTCCAGTGGCAAATCAGATAGTGTCATACCCACGGACATCTTGGAAACTCAGTAA
- the ctdspl3 gene encoding CTD small phosphatase-like protein 3 isoform X1, producing the protein MRLRSRSIADPSSAQFNGWRSSKRAAQSVTPEKDEDVQQPDNQSLYPDDDIPTATKRPLVQGRGRKRVAAPAYEDREDLGFKTPVNVHHHRVLSELNPSSPLNSTVRNIYSPMVRFLTPTKENARTPSSGDVMSPEQCVFGYGSISLLAGDEDNDDVFSPFTFIKNIPSKSQQSKPCIRDIPPKTRSTPQATLVLDLDETLIYSSLNRIEDAEYTFRTCFQDNQYKVYMILRPHVKEFLEAMTKHFEMFVYTSAKKEYAEKILDILDPKRRLFRHRLYQQDCTCVLGHYVKDLGVLERDLAKTVVLDNAPHTYPYHLMNMLPIKSWSGDKEDKELQKLIPYLERVSGTDDCREVLKRRTDHFHRLLSED; encoded by the exons ATGAGACTTCGGTCTCGAAGTATTGCTGACCCTTCATCAGCACAGTTTAACGGTTGGCGGTCCTCGAAGAGAGCGGCTCAGAGCGTAACTCCGGAAAAG GATGAAGATGTACAACAGCCAGACAACCAGTCACTCTACCCTGATGATGATATCCCCACCGCTACAAAGCGCCCTCTTGTACAAGGGCGTGGGAGGAAAAGGGTGGCAGCCCCTGCCTATGAAGACAGAGAAG ATCTGGGCTTCAAGACCCCCGTTAATGTGCACCATCACCGGGTGCTGTCGGAGCtaaacccctcctctcccctcaattCCACTGTGCGAAATATCTACTCCCCCATGGTCCGGTTCCTCACACCTACCAAGGAAA ATGCGAGAACCCCCAGCAGTGGTGATGTGATGAgcccagagcagtgtgtgtttggctATGGTTCCATCAGCCTTCTCGCTGGAGATGAGGACAACGATGACGTTTTCAGCCC CTTTACCTTCATCAAGAACATTCCATCCAAATCCCAGCAATCCAAACCGTGCATACGAGACATCCCACCTAAGACGAGGAGTACGCCCCAAGCCACTCTAGTTTTAGATCTG GATGAAACGCTCATATACAGCTCTCTGAACCGGATTGAGGATGCAGAGTACACCTTTCGCACATGCTTCCAGGACAATCAGTACAAA GTCTACATGATTCTACGACCACATGTGAAAGAATTTCTGGAAGCCATGACAAAACATTTTGAG ATGTTTGTTTATACATCTGCAAAGAAAGAATATGCAGAGAAAATACTGGACATCTTGGACCCGAAAAGAAGGCTGTTTCG ACACCGTTTGTATCAACAGGACTGTACCTGTGTTCTTGGGCACTATGTCAAGGATTTGGGCGTACTTGAGAGGGACCTTGCTAAAACGGTGGTTTTGGACAATGCTCCACACACATACCCCTACCAT CTGATGAATATGCTTCCCATCAAGAGCTGGTCTGGGGATAAGGAGGACAAAGAACTTCAGAAGCTCATCCCGTATCTTGAGAGAGTGTCCGGAACA GATGATTGCCGGGAGGTACTGAAGAGGAGGACAGACCACTTTCACAGACTGCTCTCTGAAGATTGA
- the ctdspl3 gene encoding CTD small phosphatase-like protein 3 isoform X2: protein MWSLVGQLVDYGAWNSRIVGSFPRTACTYNDEDVQQPDNQSLYPDDDIPTATKRPLVQGRGRKRVAAPAYEDREDLGFKTPVNVHHHRVLSELNPSSPLNSTVRNIYSPMVRFLTPTKENARTPSSGDVMSPEQCVFGYGSISLLAGDEDNDDVFSPFTFIKNIPSKSQQSKPCIRDIPPKTRSTPQATLVLDLDETLIYSSLNRIEDAEYTFRTCFQDNQYKVYMILRPHVKEFLEAMTKHFEMFVYTSAKKEYAEKILDILDPKRRLFRHRLYQQDCTCVLGHYVKDLGVLERDLAKTVVLDNAPHTYPYHLMNMLPIKSWSGDKEDKELQKLIPYLERVSGTDDCREVLKRRTDHFHRLLSED from the exons ATGTGGTCATTAGTAGGTCAGTTGGTAGATTATGGTGCTTGGAACTCCAGGATAGTGGGTTCTTTTCCCAGGACCGCCTGTACATACAAT GATGAAGATGTACAACAGCCAGACAACCAGTCACTCTACCCTGATGATGATATCCCCACCGCTACAAAGCGCCCTCTTGTACAAGGGCGTGGGAGGAAAAGGGTGGCAGCCCCTGCCTATGAAGACAGAGAAG ATCTGGGCTTCAAGACCCCCGTTAATGTGCACCATCACCGGGTGCTGTCGGAGCtaaacccctcctctcccctcaattCCACTGTGCGAAATATCTACTCCCCCATGGTCCGGTTCCTCACACCTACCAAGGAAA ATGCGAGAACCCCCAGCAGTGGTGATGTGATGAgcccagagcagtgtgtgtttggctATGGTTCCATCAGCCTTCTCGCTGGAGATGAGGACAACGATGACGTTTTCAGCCC CTTTACCTTCATCAAGAACATTCCATCCAAATCCCAGCAATCCAAACCGTGCATACGAGACATCCCACCTAAGACGAGGAGTACGCCCCAAGCCACTCTAGTTTTAGATCTG GATGAAACGCTCATATACAGCTCTCTGAACCGGATTGAGGATGCAGAGTACACCTTTCGCACATGCTTCCAGGACAATCAGTACAAA GTCTACATGATTCTACGACCACATGTGAAAGAATTTCTGGAAGCCATGACAAAACATTTTGAG ATGTTTGTTTATACATCTGCAAAGAAAGAATATGCAGAGAAAATACTGGACATCTTGGACCCGAAAAGAAGGCTGTTTCG ACACCGTTTGTATCAACAGGACTGTACCTGTGTTCTTGGGCACTATGTCAAGGATTTGGGCGTACTTGAGAGGGACCTTGCTAAAACGGTGGTTTTGGACAATGCTCCACACACATACCCCTACCAT CTGATGAATATGCTTCCCATCAAGAGCTGGTCTGGGGATAAGGAGGACAAAGAACTTCAGAAGCTCATCCCGTATCTTGAGAGAGTGTCCGGAACA GATGATTGCCGGGAGGTACTGAAGAGGAGGACAGACCACTTTCACAGACTGCTCTCTGAAGATTGA
- the ctdspl3 gene encoding CTD small phosphatase-like protein 2-B isoform X3 — protein MYVCMTDEDVQQPDNQSLYPDDDIPTATKRPLVQGRGRKRVAAPAYEDREDLGFKTPVNVHHHRVLSELNPSSPLNSTVRNIYSPMVRFLTPTKENARTPSSGDVMSPEQCVFGYGSISLLAGDEDNDDVFSPFTFIKNIPSKSQQSKPCIRDIPPKTRSTPQATLVLDLDETLIYSSLNRIEDAEYTFRTCFQDNQYKVYMILRPHVKEFLEAMTKHFEMFVYTSAKKEYAEKILDILDPKRRLFRHRLYQQDCTCVLGHYVKDLGVLERDLAKTVVLDNAPHTYPYHLMNMLPIKSWSGDKEDKELQKLIPYLERVSGTDDCREVLKRRTDHFHRLLSED, from the exons ATGTATgtatgcatgact GATGAAGATGTACAACAGCCAGACAACCAGTCACTCTACCCTGATGATGATATCCCCACCGCTACAAAGCGCCCTCTTGTACAAGGGCGTGGGAGGAAAAGGGTGGCAGCCCCTGCCTATGAAGACAGAGAAG ATCTGGGCTTCAAGACCCCCGTTAATGTGCACCATCACCGGGTGCTGTCGGAGCtaaacccctcctctcccctcaattCCACTGTGCGAAATATCTACTCCCCCATGGTCCGGTTCCTCACACCTACCAAGGAAA ATGCGAGAACCCCCAGCAGTGGTGATGTGATGAgcccagagcagtgtgtgtttggctATGGTTCCATCAGCCTTCTCGCTGGAGATGAGGACAACGATGACGTTTTCAGCCC CTTTACCTTCATCAAGAACATTCCATCCAAATCCCAGCAATCCAAACCGTGCATACGAGACATCCCACCTAAGACGAGGAGTACGCCCCAAGCCACTCTAGTTTTAGATCTG GATGAAACGCTCATATACAGCTCTCTGAACCGGATTGAGGATGCAGAGTACACCTTTCGCACATGCTTCCAGGACAATCAGTACAAA GTCTACATGATTCTACGACCACATGTGAAAGAATTTCTGGAAGCCATGACAAAACATTTTGAG ATGTTTGTTTATACATCTGCAAAGAAAGAATATGCAGAGAAAATACTGGACATCTTGGACCCGAAAAGAAGGCTGTTTCG ACACCGTTTGTATCAACAGGACTGTACCTGTGTTCTTGGGCACTATGTCAAGGATTTGGGCGTACTTGAGAGGGACCTTGCTAAAACGGTGGTTTTGGACAATGCTCCACACACATACCCCTACCAT CTGATGAATATGCTTCCCATCAAGAGCTGGTCTGGGGATAAGGAGGACAAAGAACTTCAGAAGCTCATCCCGTATCTTGAGAGAGTGTCCGGAACA GATGATTGCCGGGAGGTACTGAAGAGGAGGACAGACCACTTTCACAGACTGCTCTCTGAAGATTGA